The DNA sequence AAAAAGTGGTTATGGGATTTACAGCACGCACCAACAATAATAGCCCGCAGGTGGGAACTGTTATTGGAGGCTTATGGGAGAAGTTTTTTGGAGAAAATGGATATGCAAAAATTCCGGAAAAGAAGACTGGGAAAACATTAGGCATTTATACTGATTATGCTTCTGATGCAAATGGAGACTATACGGTTATGACTGCTTGTGAAATCACAGGCGTAGTGAGTGAAGAAGCCAAAAGTCTGGGGATGGAGGTAAGAAAAATACCAGCAGGAAATTATGCAAAATTTGTGGTAAAAGGAGACATGCAGAAAGCAGTCGCAGAAGCATGGCAGGAAATCTGGAAGATGGATTTAAAAAGAAGTTATGGTTATGATTTTGAAGAATATCAAAATGATGACATGGAAAATGCGGAAATTCATATTTATATCAGCTTGTAAATGCTTTGAAAATATTTATTCCAGATATTGACAAATTCCATATTTATATGATAACCTTTATTTCAGATGTGCGAAAAAAGAAATGGGTTGTTTTCATAGTCGCATTATTGATTGAGTTAGAAGCTCAAATTTTATAAGTTGGTTACTTAAAACCAGTGTGGTATACACATCAACTTGTGAAGTGGTCAATAAGAGTAGTAAAAGTAAGTATTTGCTATATAGACTCTGGAAACCCTATTTGTAACTGAAGAAGCGCATAGTTATTTGAACTGGAAAATAATAGCATATGTGAATAATCAGGCGCAGGTGATGTTATATCACCTGCGCTTTTTGCGCGATTCAGCAGACTGAACGTGGAGTATCACAAAATTTCTGTTTGCAGAAAATTTTGTGATATGACATGGGCAGGAGCAACGCGAACTTAGAATTGCTTGCAATTCTAAGTCTGATGAATCGGTACAATAAGACTAAACATGGAGAAAAACAATGAAGACTTTGACACAGAATGATGCACCCATCTATGATGCATTAAAACAATTTCAGAAAAAAAGAGTAGTGCCCTTTGATGTACCCGGACACAAGAGAGGGAAAGGAAATCCTGAATTAAAAGAGCTTTTGGGAGAGCAGTGTGTATCGAATGATGTAAATTCCATGAAGCCATTAGATAACCTTTGTCATCCCGTATCTGTAATTCGTGATGCGGAAAAACTGGCGGCAGAAGCCTTTGGAGCAGCAAATGCTTTTTTTATGGTAGGTGGAACAACTTCTGCAGTACAGAGTATGATTTTAAGTGTCTGCAAGCGGGGAGAGAAAATTATCCTGCCGAGAAATGTACATAGAAGTGTCATTAATGCCATGATTTTAAATGGGGCTCATCCGGTCTATGTAAATCCTGATGTAGATACACGGCTTGGAATTCCACTAGGAATGAAATTGTCTCAATTAGAAAAGGCAATGGAGGAAAATCCGGATGCAAAGGCCGTATTAGTAAATAATCCTACCTATTATGGTATTTGTTCTGATTTGCGCTCTATCGTGAAATTAGCACATGCACATGGCATGATGGTATTGGCAGATGAAGCTCATGGGACCCATTTTTATTTTGGGGAGAATCTTCCAATATCTGCGATGGCAGCAGGAGCAGATATGGCGTCTGTAAGTATGCATAAGTCTGGCGGAAGTCTGACACAGAGTTCTTTTTTGTTGACAGGACCGAATGTAAATGCAGGATATGTAAGACAGATTATAAATTTAACACAGACCACCAGTGGTTCCTATTTGTTGTTATCAAGTCTGGATATCTCTCGAAGAAATCTTGCCATTCGTGGAAAAGAGGAATTTTTCAAAGTAATCGGTAAGGCAAGATATGCTAGGGAAGAGATTAATCAGATTGGAGACTATTACGCTTACTCAAAGGAATTAATTAATGGAGACAGTATTTTTGACTTTGACGAGACGAAGCTTTCTGTTTATACCTTAGATATTGGATTGGCAGGAATTGAAGTCTATGATTTGCTGCGCGATGAATATGATATTCAGATTGAGTTTGGTGACATTGGAAATATTCTTGCTTATATTTCCATCGGAGACCAACAGAAAAATATCGAACGTCTGGTAGGGGCATTGGCGGAGATTCGTCGTCGTTTTCGCAAGGACAAGGCGGGAATGTTGACCCAAGAGTATCTTGCACCTAAGGTTGTGGTTACTCCGCAGGAGGCCTTTTATGCAGAAAAAGAATCTTTACCTATGATGGAGACAAAGGGAAGAATCTGTAGTGAGTTTGTAATGTGTTACCCACCGGGAATTCCGATTTTGGCACCGGGAGAAGAGATTACAGCAGATATTTTACAATATATTCAATATGCTAAGGAAAAGGGTTGTTCCATGACGGGTACAGAAGACCCTGCCATTGAGCGGTTAAATGTACTGAAAGGAGTATAGAGATGGAAATATGGTTTTCTGAAAATCATACAGATGATGTGAAACTTTCCATTCGGGTGGACCGGCAACTTTACAGTGTCCAGAGTGATTACCAGAGGATTGATGTATTTGATTCCAAGGAGTTTGGCAGAGTGCTGACATTAGATGGCTATGTGATGATGACAGAACGTGATGAATTTGTCTTTCATGAAATGTTGGTACATGTGCCTATGGCAGTGCATCCTAATGTGAAAAAAGTGCTAATTATTGGCGGCGGTGATGGTGGTGTAGTACGGGAACTGTATCATTACCCTGAAATAGAAAGCATTGATTTAGTGGAGATAGATTCCATGTTAGTGGAGGTAAGTAAAGAGTATTTTCCTAAAATCTCCTGTCGCATGGATGACCCGCGTTTAAATATACATTGTGCAGATGCATTGAGATTCATGCGTTCTAAAGAAAATGAATATGATTTGATTATTGTAGATTCCACAGATCCTTTCGGACCGGGAGAGATTCTGTTTACGAAGGAATTGTATGGAAGTTGTTACAAGGCATTAACGGAAGACGGAATCATGATTCATCACAATGAAAGTCCGTTTTATCAGGAAGAAGCGGCATGGTGTCAGCGGATTCATAAGCGAGTGAGTGATATTTTTGAAGAAAGTCAGGTGTATCAGGCACATATTCCGACTTATCCTTCCGGTCACTGGCTCTTTGGATTTGCTTCCAAAAAGTATCATCCGTTGAATGACCTTGCACCGGAAAAATGGAATATGCGGGGAATCCGTACCCGTTATTATACTACAAGACTTCATCAAGGAGCCTTTGCGTTGCCTGCTTATGTAGAGGAAATGTTGAGGGAAGTGGAGGAATTTTAAATATGTTAAATAAAAATATAGAGACCTTTATCGGCTGTGATGCGGAATATGAAGAAGCAAAAATCGTACTGTTTGGAGCCCCCTTTGATTCCACAACCTCATATCGTCCGGGAACCCGGTTCGGCAGTCGTGCTATTCGGCAGGAATCATACGGATTAGAGACATACAGTCCCTATCAAGATGAAGATTTAGAGGATTATGCGGTATTTGACAGTGGCGACTTAGAACTTTGTATGGGAGATTCTAAGATAGCCTTGGAGCAGATTGAGGAACGAGCGAAGATTATCTTGGAGGACGGAAAACTGCCATTTCTTATAGGTGGCGAACATCTGGTGACCTTAGGAGCAGTTCGGGCAGTGGCAGAAAAATATCCTGACCTTCATATTCTTCACTTTGATGCTCACACAGATTTGCGTCAAGAATATCTGGGAGTAGAGTTATCCCATGCCTGTGTGATTCGTCGGTGTCATGATATTTTAGGAGACGGAAGAATTTTTCAGTTTGGAATTCGTTCCGGCGAACGGGCAGAATTCCGATGGAGTGAAGAAGGACATGTGACAACTCATAAGTTTAATTTTGATGGTTTAGAAGATGTTTTGAAGAAGCTGGAAGGAAAACCGGTGTATTTTACCATAGATTTGGATGTGTTAGACCCATCCATTTTTCCGGGAACAGGAACACCGGAAGCCGGAGGCGTAGGATTTATGGAGCTATTGGATGCTATTTACGAATCCTGCTATGCTCTTAATATTGTGGGATGCGATGTGAATGAACTGTGTCCGCCTTGCGATACCAGTGGAGCATCTACAGCAGTGGCGTGTAAGGTAGTAAGAGAATTTTTGTTGGCATTATTGAAAAAGCATAAATAGGAGGAACAAAAAATGAGAAAATTAATGATTATCGGCTGCGGAGGCGTAGCTAGTGTTGCTATTCATAAGTGTTGTCAGAACAGTGAATTTTTTGATGAAATCTGTATTGCAAGCCGTACCAAGGCAAAGTGTGATGCATTAAAGGAAAAGTTAGAAGGAACTACATCCGTAAAAATTACAACAGCGCAGGTAGACGCAGACAATGTACCGGAGCTGGTAGCTTTAATCAAAAAAGAGCAGCCACAGGCAGTATTGAATCTGGCATTGCCTTATCAGGATTTGCATATTATGGATGCGTGTCTGGAAACAAAGGTGCACTACATTGATACCGCAAATTATGAGCCGGAGGATACAGCAAAGTTTGAATACAAGTGGCAGTGGGAATACAGGGAACGTTTTGAACAGGCTGGAATTACAGCGTTATTGGGAAGCGGATTTGACCCGGGAGTTACCAGCGTATTTTCTGCTTATGCCCTGAAACATTATTTTGATGAAATCAATTATATTGATATTCTGGACTGTAATGCAGGAGACCATGGATATCCGTTCGCCACCAACTTTAACCCGGAAATCAATATCCGTGAAGTGTCCGCAAAAGGTTCTTACTGGGAGGATGGACATTGGGTAGAAACAGAGCCAATGGAAATCAAACGCGTTTACAATTTCCCTGAAATTGGAGAAAAGGATATGTATCTGTTACATCATGAAGAAATTGAATCCCTTGCCCTTAACATTCCGGGAATTAAACGAATCCGTTTCTTTATGACCTTTGGACAGAGTTATCTTACACATTTAAAATGTTTAGAAAATGTAGGAATGACAAGCATCGAACCAATTATGTATGAAGGAAAAGAAATCATTCCGTTACAGTTCTTAAAAGCAGTATTGCCGGACCCATCTTCCTTAGGCCCAAGAACAAAGGGAAAGACCAACATCGGCTGTATTTTTATTGGAAAGAAAGACGGAGTAGAAAAGAAGCTGTATATCTATAATACCTGTGACCATCAGGAGTGTTACAAAGAGGTTGGTTCTCAGGCAGTTGCTTATACTACAGGAGTTCCGGCAATGATTGGAGCCATGATGGTAATGAGCGGAAAATGGCAGAAACCAGGTGTATATAATATAGAAGAATTTGATCCGGACCCATTCATGGATGCCTTGAATAAGTGGGGACTTCCATGGAAGATTTCTGAGAATCCGGATTTGGTAGAATAGGAAAACGCATGAAATATCAGGAATTACCTACCCCATGTTATGTGGTGGAGGAAGAAAAAATTGTTAAAAATATAAAGATATTACAAGATGTCATGGAGCAGACAGGGGCACATATCCTGCTGGCACAGAAGGCATTTTCCATGTATTACAGTTATCCTTTGCTTGGAACTGTTTTAAGTGGAACCACTGCCAGTGGGTTATATGAGGCAAGGCTCGGTGCAGAAGAAATGGGAAAGGAAAACCATGTTTTTTCTGCGGCATATCGGGAAGATGAATTTGAAGAGATTGCAGAGCTTTGCGACCATATTGTGTTTAATTCCATAGGACAGCTTCGGAAATTTGAGAACATTGCAAAGGCGAAGGGAAAAAGCATTGGAATCCGTATCAATCCGGAATGTTCTACGCAGGAAGGTCATGCAATTTATGACCCCTGTGCACCGGGTTCCCGATTGGGAATTACGCTTAGCCAGTTGCAGGAGGCAGAAAGGGTCTATGGACAGGGGTTGCTTGCTAATGTAGAAGGACTGCATTTTCATACACTTTGTGAACAGAATTCCGATGACTTGAAAACCACATTGGATGCGGTAGAGGAGAAATTTGGTTCTTACCTAAAGAAAATGAAGTGGTTGAATATGGGAGGCGGGCATCATATCACAAGAGCGGATTATGACGTGGACTTGCTCATTTCCTGTATTCGTCATATGCAGGAAGCCTATGGTGTGGAAGTGTATCTGGAGCCGGGAGAAGCAGTAGCATTGAATGCAGGACTTCTGATAACGAAGGTGCTGGACATTACAGAAAATAGTGGTGTTCAAAATGCCATTCTGGATACATCCGCCGCATGTCATATGCCGGATGTACTGGAGATGCCTTATCGTCCGCCACTTCAGGAAAGTGGAGAACCGGGAGAAAAAGCATATACCTATCGTTTGGGCGGTCCCACATGCCTTGCAGGAGATGTGATTGGAGAATATTCCTTTGATAAAAAATTGACAATCGGGCAGACTCTGGTGTTTGAGGATATGGCAATATATTCTATGGTGAAAAATAATACTTTTAACGGGATGAAGTTACCTGCCATTGTGTGGAAGAGCGGAGAGGATTGCAGGATTGTGAAAGAGTTCGGGTATGAGGACTTTAAAGGGAGAATATAAGAAATTGAAAGAACGCATTGAGCGAATTGTATAAATGATGGAAAACCTATTTCGGCATAGCTGAGATAGGTTTTTCTATCATAAGAAAGACCGTTTTGTTATTTTTTATTTATATTTTAGAAATTTTTCCTTTAGAATTATCTGATATTCTTAATCTATCAAATAAAAGGAGAGAAAAACAGATGATGTGGATGAGAAAGATTGTTAGGAGAAAAACGCAGTTTACCATCATAATGCTGCTTACCATGATGGCTTCTGCAATTCTGACGGCGTGTATTTCATTTACCATTGAAACGCAGCAATTTGTAGATGAGTATTACAGCGTCGAGAACAGTCCGATGTGCTTTGCCGTTTCCGGACGTGAGGATGCTGCAGAGTTGATTTTAGAAGATAAGGATGCTTCTAAGGTCGTCTCAAAAATAGTGGAAGGTAAGGCAAAATATATAACGGATGTTTTTTATGTAAATGATAAAAAAATTTCCAATGAGGGAAATTTTGCCTATGATATCAGTAACCTGGACGAGATTGGTTATCCTGTTACCATTGCAGAGGGAGAGGAAAAAGAGGCACCGGGGGATGGAGAGATATGGATTTCACATATATTTGCCAAAGCGTATGATGTGCAGGTAGGCGACAATTTCAAGATAGGAGACGGTCAGGAATACCGTGTTTCAGCAATTGTAAATACCGCATTGTGCAGTTCCGGTTTTATAGACGCCTATCCTTTTTATGTAAATGAGAAGACGTTGAAGGATATGAGCGGAACCGAAGGTTATGTGGTGAATATTTTTACGGATGATGAGGAACTATCACTGAGAGAGCTTCAGGAAGTCTTACCGGAAGAATTTGCGCAGAGCCAGATGATTATGCTTGATAAAGAAACACTCAAAATGTGTCTGAATATTTTGGCAGGTATTTTCGGAGGTGTCGGAGTGGTGGCAGCCATTATCATTCTTGTGGTTTCTATGGTGGTCTTCCGGTATTTGGTTCGGGCGACCATTGCAAAAGAATATCAGATGATTGGTATTTATAAGGCACTGGGAAGAGATAACAGAGAAATTAAGAGGATTTATCTGACGGCTTATATGGTGGCTGGTATGGTAGGAATGTTGCCCGGATTTTTCCTGGCAAGACCTCTGGCAGGTTACCTTGGTAGAACTGCATTGGGAGGAAACAGAGAGTTTGTCCTAACTGGGAAGACAACTGTGATAGGGATAGCCGTAATTCTGTTCATGGGTCTTGTTCTTCTGCTAAATGTTTACAGCGAATTGAAGAAAGTACATAGCATTTCACCGATACAGGCGATGAATCTTCAGAATCTTTCTTCGAAAGAAAAATTGTGTAAATCAGTGATTCCGAATGCCTCATCCAGTGCAGCTATGGCTGTGAATGGGATATGTAAACGTAAGGGAATGAGTCTTTTAATCATTATGATTCTCACCGTCTCGGTTTATATGGATGTGATGGCAGGAGAAGTTGCCTTAACTTTGTCCAAGTATGCACAGGACAGAAATATTTGGGAAAATCTTCCGGATTATGACTGTATGATAAAGACAATGGGAAATGAAGAGGCACTTAAGTATATTCAGAATTCAAAAGATGTTGAGGATTATGTGCAGGTGATGTTAGATCCGGTTTGTTCGGATATGAAAATTGAGGGTACCCAGTGGACTGCAGATGAAGCACACCCAATGATTTATGAGAATTTTAATGAAAAACGGTATGAAAATGTGCCTTTTACGAAAGGAAGAATTTGTCTGGAAAAGCATGAGATTGCTGTTTCTGAGCAGTTTTTGACTGAGGTAGGAAAGGAAGTAGGCGATTATATAAAGATTAGTTCCGAGGAGAAAGAAATTAATTGCCTAATAGTCGGAAGTTATAGTGCCATGATGAAGGGAGGAGCTTCCTTCTACATGCAGGAAGAAGATTTTCGTGAACTTGGATTTAAAATAAATTATGACACAATACTGGTATTTTTGAATGAGAATGTGGACTACGATAAGTTTTCAGAAGAGTTTGAGAAAGTGGTGGATGAGAGCCAGATTTATAAAGATTTCAATTTTGTAGAAAGGGAAGGAGATACTGTTAGGGAAATAGCCAATCCAATTTGTGTAGTATTGTCTGTAGCTTTTGCAGCTTTCAGTGTTTTGAATATTGTGAACATGGTGCATACACAGCTGAAGGAGAATCGTAGAAAGTATGGTATCCTTAAGGCAATGGGCTTCACCACAGGATATATTTGTCGGGAAAATGTGATAAGCTTTACCATTCAATATGTAATAGCAGTAGTGGTTACTATCCTACTGAGTGAATGGATTTCGCCGATTATGTTCTCCTTGGCATGTGGAGTAAGGTATATCTGCAAGCCTGCATGGTTGGTGGCGGCAGTTGCAGGTGCAATGTATGTAATATTGATGATGATTACACTTTTGATGTTACGGACAATAAAAAACATCAAACCGGTTGAATTAATGGAAGAGTAAATAAGCAGAAAGGACACATGTATATGAAAAAGACGATTATTGAAACCAGAGATTTGTGTAAGAGCTTTGTGGTTGGAAAAAATGCAAACAATGTGCTGAAAAATATAAATTTATCTATTTACGAAGGAGATTTTACGATTATAATGGGAAGTAGTGGAAGTGGCAAGTCAACATTGTTGTATTCGCTCTCTACTATGGACAAACCTACCTCAGGTAGTGTAATGTTATATGGTGAGGATATTGCAAAAATCAATGAAAAAAGAGCTGCCAGAATCAGAAAAGAGAAAGTGTCATTTGTGTTTCAGAGTATGAATCTTCTTTCGGATCTGAATGTGTTTGAGAATATTGCATACTGCGGCTATGGTACAGCAGAAAAAGAGAAAATTAATCAAAAGACAAGGCAGCTTTTAGAACGAATGGGACTTGCCGATATGGCGGAAAAATACCCTTCAGAAATATCCGGTGGAATGAAGCAGCGTGTAGCGATTGCCCGGGCACTGATATCCGGGGCAGGCGTGATTTTTGGAGATGAGCCTACCGGAGCGTTGAATTCATCTATGGGGAAGCAGGTGCTTGACCTTTTGACGGAGTTGAACGAAGAGGGGCAGTCAATTGTCATGGTTACCCATGACCTTAAGGCTGCAGCCAGAGCAACCAGACTTCTTTATCTGGAAGATGGCAGAATTGTAGGAGATTTGAATCTGGGACATTATACGGAAGAAACCAGAAAAGAGAGAGAAAACACGGTGTATACTTTCTTAAAAGAACATAACTGGTAAGGAGGATACCATGGCGGGAGAAAGAATCCTGTTAATTGAAGATGATAAGGAACTTCAGGAAATCATGTCCGGTTTTCTGAAGAAGGAAGGCTACGAGGTGGTACAGGCTTTTGACGGGCAAGATGGGATACGTCTTGCCCGGGAGGCTCGGCCGACCCTCATACTGTTGGATCTGATGCTTCCGGGAGCAGACGGATTTGAAGTGTGCAGGTCTGTGCGTACCACATCGGTAGCACCGATTATGATTATATCAGCGAGAAACAGCGATATGGACAAAATGTTGTCACTGGGAATCGGAGCAGATGACTATATGGAGAAGCCCTTTTCCATGCTGGAGCTTTTGGCAAGAGTTAAGTCACATATCCGTCGTTATACATCCTTTTCCCAACCGAAGGAAGAAGAAAAACGAATCGTAATGGGAGCGGTTGAGATTGAACCGTTGTCCTACAAAGTGTGGGTGTGTGGCAAGGAAATTGAATTAACATCAAGAGAATTTCAACTACTTAATTACATGGCTTCCCATCCGGGCAGAGTATTCTCAAAGGAGCAGCTTCTTGATGCAGTATGGGGATGCGCGGAATATATTGATGAAAATACCATTACCGTATACATAGGAAGAATACGAGAGAAAATGGTTCGAGCAGGCGCCTGCTACATAAAAACGGTTTGGGGGGCTGGATATAAATGGGAGATGTAATTCGAAAAAAATTATTGTGTTATGATGTGGCCAGTCTTTTGCTGGCCTTATTGCTTTTTGTTTTCCTGTTTTCTGCGGCATATTACAATATTAGTTATCAGGGAGATGAGCGTGATATAAGGGTAAAAATGAATCAGTTGCTTGTCTGTTTGCAAGAGGAACAGAATGAAGCTATGAAGATTCCTTCAGGCATTCGGGAGGCAGATTTCCCCTATTGTGTATTTGATGATGGTGGAAGAGTGATAGCTGCCACCATGAAAGGTTTTACGGTGGGAGAAAAGTATGATTTGAGTATCATAGGAACGAATAGATATTATATGGCTCCCATCGTAAGAGGCAAAGAGGTGGCAGGAATGCTGCTTGTGGATTTTTCTGGTGAGCGGCAGAAGACACTGGAAGATCTGTTGGGAGTGGAAATTGGAATGTCCCTGCTGTTACTTGTAGCAATCTGTTTGGTAAGATATAAAGCATATCGTGTAATGAAAAAGGATATCTGGGGGCCAGTCAATGAAATACATAAATCAACCAGAAGTATTTTGAATGGAAGTTTTGAGGAGAGCATTCGTTACGATTATAGCGGAGAAATCGGCACATTATGTCACGACTTTGAGAAAATGAGAGATGAGATTCGTGACGGAGCTATG is a window from the Roseburia sp. 499 genome containing:
- a CDS encoding GyrI-like domain-containing protein — its product is MEYEIVKLEEKVVMGFTARTNNNSPQVGTVIGGLWEKFFGENGYAKIPEKKTGKTLGIYTDYASDANGDYTVMTACEITGVVSEEAKSLGMEVRKIPAGNYAKFVVKGDMQKAVAEAWQEIWKMDLKRSYGYDFEEYQNDDMENAEIHIYISL
- a CDS encoding aminotransferase class I/II-fold pyridoxal phosphate-dependent enzyme — translated: MKTLTQNDAPIYDALKQFQKKRVVPFDVPGHKRGKGNPELKELLGEQCVSNDVNSMKPLDNLCHPVSVIRDAEKLAAEAFGAANAFFMVGGTTSAVQSMILSVCKRGEKIILPRNVHRSVINAMILNGAHPVYVNPDVDTRLGIPLGMKLSQLEKAMEENPDAKAVLVNNPTYYGICSDLRSIVKLAHAHGMMVLADEAHGTHFYFGENLPISAMAAGADMASVSMHKSGGSLTQSSFLLTGPNVNAGYVRQIINLTQTTSGSYLLLSSLDISRRNLAIRGKEEFFKVIGKARYAREEINQIGDYYAYSKELINGDSIFDFDETKLSVYTLDIGLAGIEVYDLLRDEYDIQIEFGDIGNILAYISIGDQQKNIERLVGALAEIRRRFRKDKAGMLTQEYLAPKVVVTPQEAFYAEKESLPMMETKGRICSEFVMCYPPGIPILAPGEEITADILQYIQYAKEKGCSMTGTEDPAIERLNVLKGV
- the speE gene encoding polyamine aminopropyltransferase produces the protein MEIWFSENHTDDVKLSIRVDRQLYSVQSDYQRIDVFDSKEFGRVLTLDGYVMMTERDEFVFHEMLVHVPMAVHPNVKKVLIIGGGDGGVVRELYHYPEIESIDLVEIDSMLVEVSKEYFPKISCRMDDPRLNIHCADALRFMRSKENEYDLIIVDSTDPFGPGEILFTKELYGSCYKALTEDGIMIHHNESPFYQEEAAWCQRIHKRVSDIFEESQVYQAHIPTYPSGHWLFGFASKKYHPLNDLAPEKWNMRGIRTRYYTTRLHQGAFALPAYVEEMLREVEEF
- the speB gene encoding agmatinase, with amino-acid sequence MLNKNIETFIGCDAEYEEAKIVLFGAPFDSTTSYRPGTRFGSRAIRQESYGLETYSPYQDEDLEDYAVFDSGDLELCMGDSKIALEQIEERAKIILEDGKLPFLIGGEHLVTLGAVRAVAEKYPDLHILHFDAHTDLRQEYLGVELSHACVIRRCHDILGDGRIFQFGIRSGERAEFRWSEEGHVTTHKFNFDGLEDVLKKLEGKPVYFTIDLDVLDPSIFPGTGTPEAGGVGFMELLDAIYESCYALNIVGCDVNELCPPCDTSGASTAVACKVVREFLLALLKKHK
- a CDS encoding saccharopine dehydrogenase family protein; the encoded protein is MRKLMIIGCGGVASVAIHKCCQNSEFFDEICIASRTKAKCDALKEKLEGTTSVKITTAQVDADNVPELVALIKKEQPQAVLNLALPYQDLHIMDACLETKVHYIDTANYEPEDTAKFEYKWQWEYRERFEQAGITALLGSGFDPGVTSVFSAYALKHYFDEINYIDILDCNAGDHGYPFATNFNPEINIREVSAKGSYWEDGHWVETEPMEIKRVYNFPEIGEKDMYLLHHEEIESLALNIPGIKRIRFFMTFGQSYLTHLKCLENVGMTSIEPIMYEGKEIIPLQFLKAVLPDPSSLGPRTKGKTNIGCIFIGKKDGVEKKLYIYNTCDHQECYKEVGSQAVAYTTGVPAMIGAMMVMSGKWQKPGVYNIEEFDPDPFMDALNKWGLPWKISENPDLVE
- the nspC gene encoding carboxynorspermidine decarboxylase, with amino-acid sequence MKYQELPTPCYVVEEEKIVKNIKILQDVMEQTGAHILLAQKAFSMYYSYPLLGTVLSGTTASGLYEARLGAEEMGKENHVFSAAYREDEFEEIAELCDHIVFNSIGQLRKFENIAKAKGKSIGIRINPECSTQEGHAIYDPCAPGSRLGITLSQLQEAERVYGQGLLANVEGLHFHTLCEQNSDDLKTTLDAVEEKFGSYLKKMKWLNMGGGHHITRADYDVDLLISCIRHMQEAYGVEVYLEPGEAVALNAGLLITKVLDITENSGVQNAILDTSAACHMPDVLEMPYRPPLQESGEPGEKAYTYRLGGPTCLAGDVIGEYSFDKKLTIGQTLVFEDMAIYSMVKNNTFNGMKLPAIVWKSGEDCRIVKEFGYEDFKGRI
- a CDS encoding ABC transporter permease; translated protein: MMWMRKIVRRKTQFTIIMLLTMMASAILTACISFTIETQQFVDEYYSVENSPMCFAVSGREDAAELILEDKDASKVVSKIVEGKAKYITDVFYVNDKKISNEGNFAYDISNLDEIGYPVTIAEGEEKEAPGDGEIWISHIFAKAYDVQVGDNFKIGDGQEYRVSAIVNTALCSSGFIDAYPFYVNEKTLKDMSGTEGYVVNIFTDDEELSLRELQEVLPEEFAQSQMIMLDKETLKMCLNILAGIFGGVGVVAAIIILVVSMVVFRYLVRATIAKEYQMIGIYKALGRDNREIKRIYLTAYMVAGMVGMLPGFFLARPLAGYLGRTALGGNREFVLTGKTTVIGIAVILFMGLVLLLNVYSELKKVHSISPIQAMNLQNLSSKEKLCKSVIPNASSSAAMAVNGICKRKGMSLLIIMILTVSVYMDVMAGEVALTLSKYAQDRNIWENLPDYDCMIKTMGNEEALKYIQNSKDVEDYVQVMLDPVCSDMKIEGTQWTADEAHPMIYENFNEKRYENVPFTKGRICLEKHEIAVSEQFLTEVGKEVGDYIKISSEEKEINCLIVGSYSAMMKGGASFYMQEEDFRELGFKINYDTILVFLNENVDYDKFSEEFEKVVDESQIYKDFNFVEREGDTVREIANPICVVLSVAFAAFSVLNIVNMVHTQLKENRRKYGILKAMGFTTGYICRENVISFTIQYVIAVVVTILLSEWISPIMFSLACGVRYICKPAWLVAAVAGAMYVILMMITLLMLRTIKNIKPVELMEE
- a CDS encoding ABC transporter ATP-binding protein; this encodes MKKTIIETRDLCKSFVVGKNANNVLKNINLSIYEGDFTIIMGSSGSGKSTLLYSLSTMDKPTSGSVMLYGEDIAKINEKRAARIRKEKVSFVFQSMNLLSDLNVFENIAYCGYGTAEKEKINQKTRQLLERMGLADMAEKYPSEISGGMKQRVAIARALISGAGVIFGDEPTGALNSSMGKQVLDLLTELNEEGQSIVMVTHDLKAAARATRLLYLEDGRIVGDLNLGHYTEETRKERENTVYTFLKEHNW
- a CDS encoding response regulator transcription factor, yielding MAGERILLIEDDKELQEIMSGFLKKEGYEVVQAFDGQDGIRLAREARPTLILLDLMLPGADGFEVCRSVRTTSVAPIMIISARNSDMDKMLSLGIGADDYMEKPFSMLELLARVKSHIRRYTSFSQPKEEEKRIVMGAVEIEPLSYKVWVCGKEIELTSREFQLLNYMASHPGRVFSKEQLLDAVWGCAEYIDENTITVYIGRIREKMVRAGACYIKTVWGAGYKWEM